The nucleotide window TGTGGTCCTTGATCAGCTTCTCAACGTTGTCCAGGGACATCTCGGAACCTCGGGTTGGATAAGGGTTGTGGCAAAGACAGAGCAATCCTCGTGCCAAGTCCGATACCGCCCTAACTCATTGATTCGAAACGTCTCCACGAACGGCTTCAAGCCCGGCCATCCCCAGAATGGGGACTGCATTTCAGGCAATGCACCAATATGGGGTTTACGGACAGCCCACCGTTGGCGACCGGCACGTGGCTTCATGAAGGCCGCGGTGCTGTCGGGCCTGCGTGCGGCCAGCGAGTCCAGCACCCTGTTCCGCGGCGGCTGAGGACGGGCCAGCGCCGGCGGTGGGCGCTGGCCGGGCAGGGACCGGAAGGGCTTTCCGTTATCCTGCCCGTCCCCCGTCCGAAGCCTGCCCATGACCGACCTGCTCGCCGCGCTGCTGCTCGGCATCCTCGAAGGCCTGACCGAGTTCCTGCCCATCTCCAGCACGGGCCACCTGCTGATCGCGCAGCACTGGCTGGGCCAGCGCTCGGACTTCTTCAACATCGTCATCCAGGCCGGCGCCATCCTGGCCACCACGCTGGTATTCCGCCGGCGCATCTGGGAACTGGCCACCGGCTGGCGCGATGCCGCCACCCGCGACTACGCGCTGAAACTGGCCGTGGCCTTCCTGGTCACCGCGCTGGTCGGCCTGCCGGTGCGGCTGGCGGGCTGGGAGCTGCCGGAGACCGTCACCCCGGTCGCCTGGGCACTGATCCTGGGCGGCGTGTGGATGCTGGCGGCGGAGCACTTCGCCGAGAAGCGCGGCGACATGGCCGCCATCACCTGGAAAGTGGCGGTGCTGGTGGGGCTGGCGCAGGTGGTGGCCGGCGTCTTCCCGGGCACCTCGCGCTCGGCGGCGGCCATCTTCATGGCGATGCTGGCCGGCACCAGCCGGCGCTCGTCGGCGGCGGAATTCGTGTTCCTGGTGGGCATTCCCACCATGTTCGCGGCCAGCGGCTACGCGTTCCTGGAACTGGTGAAGGACGATGCGCTGGGCAGCGAGAACTGGGGCGAGGTGGCCTTGGCCTTCGTCGCCGCCACCGCCACCGGTTTCGTGGTGGTGAAGTGGCTGCTGGGCTTCATCAAGGCCCACCGCTTCACCGGATTCGCGCTGTACCGCATCGTGCTGGGCGCGCTGCTGCTGCTGTTGATGCCGGCCGGCAG belongs to Pseudoxanthomonas sp. F37 and includes:
- a CDS encoding undecaprenyl-diphosphate phosphatase; the encoded protein is MTDLLAALLLGILEGLTEFLPISSTGHLLIAQHWLGQRSDFFNIVIQAGAILATTLVFRRRIWELATGWRDAATRDYALKLAVAFLVTALVGLPVRLAGWELPETVTPVAWALILGGVWMLAAEHFAEKRGDMAAITWKVAVLVGLAQVVAGVFPGTSRSAAAIFMAMLAGTSRRSSAAEFVFLVGIPTMFAASGYAFLELVKDDALGSENWGEVALAFVAATATGFVVVKWLLGFIKAHRFTGFALYRIVLGALLLLLMPAGS